TCGCCTACGACCGGCTGGTGGTCGCGCGCGACCTCACCGTCGCCGTGCCCGCCGGGTCGTTCACCGTGATCATCGGGCCGAACGGCTGCGGCAAGTCCACCCTGCTGCGGGCGCTCGCCCGCACGCTGCGACCCCGCGCGGGCCGGGTGCTGCTGGACGGCGCGCCGATGGGCTCGCTGCGCAGCCGCGCGATCGCCCGCCGGCTCGCGCTGCTGCCGCAGGGACCCATCGCGCCCGAGGGCATCACCGTCGGCGACCTCGTCGCCCGCGGCCGCTACCCGCACCAGGGTCTGCTGCGCCAGTGGTCCGCCGACGACGCCCGCGCGGTCGAGGCCGCGATGGCCGCCACGGAGGTCACGGAGCTGCGGGACCGCGACGTCGCGGACCTGTCCGGCGGGCAGCGCCAGCGCGCCTGGCTGGCGATGGCCCTCGCGCAGGAGACGGACCTGCTGCTGCTCGACGAGCCGACGACGTTCCTCGACATCGCCCACCAGTACGAGGTCATGGACCTCTGCGCCCGGCTGCACGAGGAGGGGCGCACGCTCGTCGCCGTGCTGCACGACCTCAACCAGGCGGCCCGGTACGGCACGCACGTGATCGCGATGCAGGACGGTCGCGTGGTGGCGCAGGGCGCTCCCGGCGAGGTCATCACGGCCGGGCTGGTGCGGGACGTGTTCGGGCTGGCCGCGCGCGTGGTGCCCGACCCGGAGACCGGCACGCCGATGGTCGTCCCGCGCCGCCGGGACGCCCACGTGCGGCACAGCACCGACCGCCCCTGACGCCCGCCCCACCCGCACCCGCCCGCGCCCCGCGCCTGCGCCCGTCCCGCGTCCGCTGCTCATCGACATTGCCGTAGGTGCGGGGTTCGCAGGCGGGAACCCCGCACCTACTGCAACGTCGACGCGGTCGGTCGGGTCGAGCGTGGGCGCGGTCGGGCGGGCGGGCGTGAGCAGGTCAGGTGCGAGCGGTCCGGGCGGGCTGGTCGGGTCAGGTGGCGGCGAGGACCACGACCGGTTCCGACGTCGGGGCCTGCGAACCGCCGGACGGCTCGACCGTCAGCGCGAGGGCGTCGCCCGGTCGCCAC
This is a stretch of genomic DNA from Cellulomonas sp. ES6. It encodes these proteins:
- a CDS encoding ABC transporter ATP-binding protein codes for the protein MTGTPAPASTPAPPLATDAVTLAYDRLVVARDLTVAVPAGSFTVIIGPNGCGKSTLLRALARTLRPRAGRVLLDGAPMGSLRSRAIARRLALLPQGPIAPEGITVGDLVARGRYPHQGLLRQWSADDARAVEAAMAATEVTELRDRDVADLSGGQRQRAWLAMALAQETDLLLLDEPTTFLDIAHQYEVMDLCARLHEEGRTLVAVLHDLNQAARYGTHVIAMQDGRVVAQGAPGEVITAGLVRDVFGLAARVVPDPETGTPMVVPRRRDAHVRHSTDRP